A DNA window from Bos mutus isolate GX-2022 chromosome 11, NWIPB_WYAK_1.1, whole genome shotgun sequence contains the following coding sequences:
- the E2F6 gene encoding transcription factor E2F6 isoform X2, producing the protein MEDALDELIKDCAQQLFELTDDKENERLAYVTYQDIHSIQAFHEQIVIAVKAPAETRLDVPAPKEDSITVHIRSTKGPIDVYLCEVEQGSHSSNKTSDNVGTSSSKSKPLEHPQPEKEENPPQQSEEVLEVSN; encoded by the exons atggaagatgccctggatgaGTTAATCAAGGATTGTGCTCAGCAGTTGTTTGAGTTAACAGatgacaaagaaaatgaaaga CTAGCATATGTGACGTATCAAGACATTCACAGCATCCAAGCCTTCCATGAACAGATCGTAATTGCAGTTAAAGCGCCGGCAGAAACCAGATTGGACGTTCCAGCTCCCAAAGAG GATTCTATCACAGTACATATCAGGAGCACCAAAGGACCCATTGACGTTTATTTATGTGAAGTGGAGCAGGGTTCCCACTCAAGTAATAAAACTTCAGACAATGTAGGGACCTCTTCATCCAAAAGCAAGCCTTTGGAGCACCCTCAACCTGAGAAAG AAGAAAATCCTCCACAGCAAAGTGAGGAAGTGCTTGAAGTGAGCAACTGA